A stretch of Campylobacter gracilis DNA encodes these proteins:
- a CDS encoding LysR family transcriptional regulator, with the protein MELVLKVAEFRSFTKAAEALKIPQPSLSQSILSLERELGTQLFNRTSNPISLTRAGKIYASKAKVIFDAINDLKSDISEISGVKNDKIRIGFSQNGYNLLPSLLPMFCKKFKDSDLQITQFSSALSIREMLLQGDLDVGMLILPIDMSGLDGVKILTQKTYVALSSTHPLSLEFKNESVPKIDISRLKEERFILPNQSLRSAEQIDAFFAAAGFAPKVLCRTETFDIANAIVASGAGACFSIPQMIKEDKASRIKLFDVGARELDNTLIIAYKKGKRLNHLAQAFIKTARKISNEI; encoded by the coding sequence ATGGAGCTAGTATTAAAAGTAGCAGAATTCCGCAGCTTTACTAAGGCTGCCGAAGCACTTAAAATCCCGCAGCCGTCGCTATCGCAGAGCATTTTATCGCTGGAACGTGAGCTTGGAACGCAGCTTTTTAACCGCACGAGTAATCCCATTTCGCTTACGCGCGCGGGAAAAATTTACGCTAGTAAAGCCAAAGTCATTTTTGACGCCATAAACGACCTAAAAAGCGATATTTCTGAAATAAGCGGCGTAAAAAATGATAAAATTCGCATCGGTTTTTCGCAAAACGGCTATAATCTACTGCCGTCGCTACTGCCGATGTTTTGCAAGAAATTTAAGGATTCGGATCTGCAAATCACGCAGTTTTCTTCTGCGCTTAGCATTCGTGAAATGCTACTTCAGGGCGATCTTGATGTCGGTATGCTGATACTGCCCATTGATATGAGCGGACTTGACGGGGTTAAAATTCTAACGCAAAAAACCTATGTCGCTCTAAGCTCCACCCATCCGCTCTCGCTTGAGTTTAAAAACGAATCTGTTCCTAAAATTGACATTTCGCGCTTAAAAGAGGAAAGATTCATCCTGCCTAATCAAAGCCTAAGAAGCGCCGAGCAGATAGATGCATTTTTTGCTGCTGCGGGATTTGCGCCGAAAGTGTTGTGTCGCACGGAGACTTTTGATATCGCCAATGCTATCGTCGCAAGCGGCGCAGGAGCGTGCTTTAGCATACCGCAGATGATAAAAGAGGATAAGGCGAGCAGGATAAAGCTCTTTGATGTAGGCGCGCGTGAGCTCGATAATACGCTGATAATTGCCTACAAAAAAGGCAAACGTCTAAACCATCTAGCGCAGGCATTTATCAAAACTGCACGTAAAATTTCTAATGAAATTTAA
- a CDS encoding phosphoethanolamine transferase yields the protein MPSFFKNPSQQKLIFLSSLAFVAFFNFSFFKNIINAYGISGLNFIYLVCDVAALIAFLTLFFTIFSSRYTTKPILMICFFISSFTAYFMDSYNVVIDSEMIRNAAQTNFAESADLFSLRLAIYVLVLGVLPCVLIARSRVSYRPLKFEILAKLKTAGICIIIIAALLFGFSKYYASFFREHKILRSYANPGYWIYSGVKFVAKSKKQGSQPLMQIATDAHIDKNSTSPKKLVVVVVGEAARADRFSLNGYERDTNPLLAKEQGVVSLSNTHSCGTSTAQSVPCMFSLLNRDEFSVEKAAEEQNVLDILNRADDMAILWRDNNSDSKGVALRVKYQDFKIPQNNPICDVECRDEGMLAGLDKFVAENAGKDVLIVLHQMGNHGPAYFKRYKKEFEKFSPVCRDNELENCSQQEISNAYDNAILYTDYFLSRVINFLKPYSKTHETAMIYMSDHGESLGEGGVYLHGMPYLFAPEAQKHIGAIVWLGEGKMRERYDLSALKSHKDDAFSHDNLFHTLLGIFEVDTKVYNKDLDILNGVKN from the coding sequence GTGCCTAGCTTTTTCAAAAATCCGTCGCAGCAGAAGCTTATTTTTCTAAGCTCGCTTGCTTTTGTGGCATTTTTTAACTTCTCTTTTTTCAAAAATATCATAAATGCATACGGAATCTCGGGGCTAAATTTTATCTATCTTGTCTGCGACGTGGCGGCTTTGATCGCTTTTTTGACGCTATTTTTTACGATTTTTAGCTCGCGTTATACGACCAAGCCGATTTTGATGATCTGTTTTTTTATTTCGTCGTTTACAGCGTATTTTATGGATAGCTATAACGTCGTAATCGATTCTGAGATGATACGTAACGCAGCCCAGACGAACTTTGCCGAGTCCGCGGATCTTTTCAGTCTGCGACTGGCGATTTATGTGCTGGTGCTGGGCGTCTTACCTTGCGTGCTGATTGCTCGCTCGCGCGTTAGCTACCGTCCGCTTAAATTTGAAATTTTAGCTAAACTCAAAACAGCGGGCATTTGCATAATAATCATTGCGGCCCTGCTTTTTGGATTTAGCAAATACTACGCGTCGTTTTTCAGAGAGCATAAAATTTTACGCAGCTACGCAAATCCCGGATATTGGATCTACAGCGGCGTTAAATTTGTCGCAAAATCCAAAAAGCAAGGCTCGCAGCCTCTGATGCAAATCGCTACGGACGCGCATATCGATAAAAATTCCACAAGCCCAAAAAAGCTCGTCGTCGTAGTCGTGGGTGAAGCGGCGAGAGCGGATAGATTTTCGCTAAACGGCTACGAGCGAGATACTAATCCGCTGCTAGCTAAAGAGCAGGGTGTCGTAAGCCTAAGCAATACCCATTCTTGCGGCACTTCGACGGCGCAAAGCGTGCCGTGCATGTTTTCGCTGTTAAATCGCGATGAATTTAGTGTCGAAAAGGCCGCAGAGGAGCAAAACGTATTAGACATACTAAACCGCGCTGATGACATGGCGATTTTGTGGCGCGATAACAATTCCGATTCCAAAGGTGTGGCGCTGCGCGTGAAATATCAGGATTTTAAAATTCCGCAAAATAATCCAATCTGCGACGTAGAGTGCAGGGATGAGGGGATGCTTGCAGGGCTTGATAAATTTGTCGCCGAAAACGCGGGCAAAGACGTGTTAATCGTGCTGCATCAGATGGGCAATCACGGGCCTGCGTATTTTAAGCGCTATAAGAAAGAATTTGAAAAATTTAGCCCCGTTTGCCGCGATAACGAGCTTGAAAACTGCTCGCAGCAAGAAATTTCAAACGCCTATGATAACGCGATTTTATACACGGATTATTTTTTAAGTAGGGTTATAAATTTTTTAAAACCGTATTCTAAGACGCACGAAACGGCGATGATCTATATGAGCGATCACGGCGAGAGCCTCGGCGAGGGCGGCGTTTATCTGCACGGTATGCCCTATCTTTTCGCTCCAGAGGCGCAAAAGCATATCGGCGCTATCGTTTGGTTAGGTGAGGGAAAAATGCGCGAAAGATATGATCTAAGTGCGCTTAAATCGCACAAGGATGACGCTTTTTCGCACGATAATCTTTTTCACACGCTGCTTGGAATTTTTGAAGTAGATACTAAGGTGTATAACAAGGATTTGGATATTTTAAATGGAGTGAAAAATTAG
- a CDS encoding PepSY domain-containing protein: protein MKNLKALGALATTFALAGALNAGSFSEKDAKVSFDQAIGIAQQNFGDATIKSVEIDDEHGRLVYEIESYKEGSESEIKIDAQSGEILKTQTQKKLKPSKIDYSQVKISAADARAKALSANAGWDFREVDLESNGGKPAYEVKLRQGMSKKEVLIDAATGVQILQCQK, encoded by the coding sequence ATGAAAAATCTTAAAGCTTTAGGCGCACTCGCCACTACATTCGCCCTTGCGGGCGCATTAAACGCAGGAAGTTTTAGCGAAAAAGACGCTAAAGTTTCATTCGATCAAGCAATAGGGATCGCGCAACAAAACTTTGGTGACGCGACTATAAAAAGCGTAGAAATCGACGATGAGCACGGAAGGCTCGTCTATGAGATCGAGTCGTATAAAGAAGGTAGCGAAAGCGAGATCAAAATCGACGCTCAAAGCGGCGAAATTTTAAAAACTCAAACGCAAAAGAAGCTAAAGCCTAGTAAAATTGATTATTCGCAGGTCAAAATCAGTGCCGCAGACGCTCGCGCCAAAGCACTTAGCGCAAACGCCGGCTGGGATTTTCGCGAGGTTGACTTAGAAAGCAACGGCGGTAAGCCTGCATACGAAGTCAAACTACGCCAAGGCATGAGCAAAAAAGAGGTGCTAATCGACGCCGCTACGGGCGTGCAGATCTTGCAGTGTCAAAAATAA
- a CDS encoding response regulator transcription factor: MKILLVEDEKDLNQIIAKCLKKDGYSVDCAFCGKEALEFLDVAKYDAIVLDAMMPVMDGFEFLKAARARGLGTPVLFLTARDAKEDIIAGLDLGADDYMVKPFDFRELLARLRAIIRRKNATADNEIIIRQVRLNLSKKSVVCAGEVVELTGKEYRILELLMLNRGAILSREQIGESIWDFSDEASSNVIDVLIKNIRKKLGEHGDIIETKRGLGYVVAK; the protein is encoded by the coding sequence TTGAAAATTTTACTTGTCGAGGATGAAAAAGATCTAAATCAAATCATCGCAAAATGTCTGAAAAAGGACGGCTACAGCGTAGATTGCGCCTTTTGCGGCAAGGAAGCGCTAGAGTTTTTGGATGTCGCGAAATATGACGCTATCGTGCTTGATGCGATGATGCCCGTGATGGACGGCTTTGAGTTTTTGAAGGCGGCGCGGGCGCGCGGACTTGGAACGCCGGTTTTATTTTTAACTGCGCGGGACGCCAAAGAAGATATCATCGCAGGGCTTGATCTGGGCGCAGACGATTATATGGTTAAGCCCTTTGATTTTCGTGAGCTTTTGGCGCGACTTCGCGCAATTATCAGGCGTAAAAACGCTACTGCGGATAACGAAATTATCATAAGGCAAGTGCGCCTAAATTTAAGCAAAAAATCGGTCGTCTGCGCGGGCGAGGTGGTGGAGCTAACGGGTAAGGAATATAGAATTTTAGAGCTTTTAATGCTAAATCGCGGTGCGATTTTAAGCCGCGAACAAATCGGCGAGAGCATTTGGGATTTTAGCGACGAAGCAAGCTCAAATGTTATCGATGTTTTAATCAAAAATATCCGCAAAAAGCTAGGCGAGCACGGCGATATAATAGAAACGAAGCGAGGGCTTGGCTATGTCGTGGCAAAATAG
- a CDS encoding sensor histidine kinase encodes MSWQNSKIWIKISAIAKQIFVTTALFILKFVRNFKQNFTHNFACLKKSHKKNPTQNIELNRALNSTQSRASNFKRNSTQNPASNSAPNFSATSATPDLAQNSNSVLAQNQGQNFVSKIAIRNLTQALVLAFSTAKENFSSRALPISLRVTLYYSVFILALAGAIIGICGYILDEVSGSSVSQKKLAHLVQKAAREGKFKSFDDGVFFYEHDGQSGVIAGFVPKGFDPALPLSRQGAREVELDDDEFFYYDAQIKGRSAWIRGVIAVSEFELAMKRVMLIALILSPLFVVLVIYGGYAIIKRAFKPVRTMSRTASEIGASGDFTRRIELPRGKDELSALAATFNEMLASLQSAFERERQLSADISHELRTPAAVILAQSDYALAYEQDASEAKESFAVINNQARKISALIEQILELARLQRGVCLAPVSLNKIASECAQDFQLLCAQKGLSFSSQIAEGVRVNGDELLLTRLINNLLSNALKFTRSSVVLELCASADACELSISDDGEGIEPALQTKIWDKLYQIERSRNREQNSGAGLGLAIASQIAKIHNAQILLRSEVERGSKFSVKFKKV; translated from the coding sequence ATGTCGTGGCAAAATAGCAAGATTTGGATTAAAATTTCGGCGATTGCGAAGCAGATTTTTGTCACTACGGCGCTTTTCATATTAAAATTCGTGCGAAATTTTAAACAGAATTTTACGCATAATTTTGCGTGTTTAAAGAAAAGCCACAAGAAAAATCCCACGCAAAATATCGAGTTAAACCGGGCTCTAAATTCTACTCAAAGCCGGGCGTCAAATTTTAAACGGAATTCCACGCAAAATCCGGCATCAAATTCCGCGCCAAATTTTTCTGCTACAAGCGCAACGCCTGATCTAGCGCAAAATTCTAATAGCGTTCTCGCGCAAAATCAAGGACAAAATTTCGTGTCTAAAATCGCGATAAGAAATTTAACTCAAGCCTTAGTCCTTGCATTCTCAACTGCTAAAGAAAATTTTAGCTCACGCGCGCTACCTATCAGCCTACGCGTGACGCTTTATTACAGTGTATTTATTTTGGCGCTTGCAGGCGCTATTATCGGCATTTGCGGCTATATTTTAGACGAAGTATCAGGAAGCTCCGTCAGCCAAAAAAAGCTTGCCCATCTAGTGCAAAAAGCCGCGCGCGAGGGAAAATTTAAAAGCTTTGATGACGGTGTATTTTTCTACGAACATGACGGACAAAGCGGCGTGATCGCGGGGTTTGTGCCTAAAGGCTTCGATCCTGCGTTGCCGCTCTCGCGTCAAGGCGCGCGCGAGGTGGAGCTTGACGACGATGAGTTTTTCTATTATGACGCGCAGATCAAAGGACGCAGCGCATGGATACGCGGCGTCATCGCAGTTAGCGAGTTTGAGCTTGCGATGAAGCGCGTGATGCTAATCGCTCTTATCCTATCGCCGCTATTTGTAGTGCTCGTCATCTACGGCGGCTACGCGATCATAAAAAGAGCGTTTAAGCCCGTGCGCACTATGTCGCGTACAGCTAGCGAGATCGGAGCTAGCGGCGATTTTACGCGGCGAATAGAACTACCGCGAGGCAAGGATGAGCTAAGCGCGCTCGCGGCTACGTTTAATGAAATGCTAGCATCGCTGCAAAGCGCGTTTGAGCGCGAGCGGCAGCTAAGCGCCGACATTTCGCATGAGCTGCGTACGCCTGCTGCCGTCATACTGGCTCAAAGCGACTACGCCCTAGCCTACGAACAAGACGCGAGCGAGGCAAAGGAGAGTTTCGCGGTCATCAATAATCAAGCGCGTAAAATTTCGGCGCTAATAGAGCAAATTTTAGAGCTTGCCCGCTTGCAGCGCGGCGTGTGTTTGGCACCCGTAAGCTTAAACAAAATCGCAAGCGAGTGTGCGCAAGACTTTCAACTTTTGTGCGCACAAAAAGGGCTAAGCTTTAGCTCGCAGATAGCCGAGGGCGTGCGCGTAAACGGCGATGAGCTGCTTTTGACCAGGCTGATTAACAATCTTTTAAGCAATGCTTTAAAATTTACGCGCAGCAGCGTCGTTTTAGAGCTTTGCGCGAGCGCAGACGCGTGCGAACTTAGCATAAGCGACGATGGAGAGGGCATAGAGCCTGCTTTGCAAACTAAAATTTGGGACAAGCTCTATCAAATCGAGCGTTCCAGAAATCGCGAGCAAAATAGCGGCGCAGGGCTCGGGCTAGCCATCGCCTCACAAATCGCAAAGATCCATAATGCGCAGATTTTACTACGTAGCGAAGTAGAACGCGGAAGCAAATTTAGCGTAAAGTTTAAGAAGGTTTAG
- a CDS encoding EFR1 family ferrodoxin (N-terminal region resembles flavodoxins. C-terminal ferrodoxin region binds two 4Fe-4S clusters.) — MIAIYFSATGNTKHCASRLIAHLGGVCVSIESEACGELLKHHNDVILAYPVYFSDLPRIVRDFLYRNGASFSGKNVFILATMEIFSGDGAGCAARVLKQFGANITGGAHIKMPAFILDVAIFGYSQAKNERIIKEADAKVRRVAEALGANRPPQEGLGALCRIAGFLGQRLWMKIWDKSPFAKRKPSLDPSRCSGCGACVKPCPMQNIKLACKKAQFGDECTLCYRCVNICERRAITILGRAKNLGNSIPADL, encoded by the coding sequence ATGATAGCGATCTATTTTAGCGCCACGGGCAACACGAAGCATTGCGCGAGTAGGCTCATCGCTCATCTTGGCGGCGTCTGCGTCTCGATCGAGAGCGAGGCCTGCGGCGAGCTTTTAAAGCACCACAACGACGTCATTTTGGCATATCCCGTCTATTTTAGCGACCTACCGCGTATCGTGCGCGACTTCCTCTACCGAAACGGCGCGAGCTTTAGCGGCAAAAACGTATTCATCCTCGCTACGATGGAGATTTTCAGCGGCGACGGGGCAGGGTGCGCGGCTAGAGTTTTAAAACAATTCGGCGCAAACATAACGGGCGGCGCTCATATCAAAATGCCCGCGTTCATCCTAGACGTGGCGATTTTTGGCTACTCGCAAGCGAAAAACGAGCGCATAATCAAAGAGGCGGACGCTAAAGTCAGACGCGTTGCGGAGGCGCTTGGCGCAAATCGTCCGCCGCAAGAGGGGCTGGGCGCGCTCTGTCGTATCGCAGGGTTTTTAGGACAGCGACTTTGGATGAAAATTTGGGATAAAAGCCCCTTTGCCAAGCGCAAGCCGAGCCTCGATCCATCGCGATGCAGCGGATGCGGGGCCTGCGTCAAACCCTGCCCGATGCAAAACATAAAGCTCGCTTGCAAAAAGGCGCAATTCGGCGATGAGTGCACGCTTTGCTACAGGTGCGTAAATATATGCGAACGCAGAGCGATTACGATCCTAGGCAGGGCGAAAAATTTAGGAAATTCCATCCCTGCGGACTTGTGA
- a CDS encoding flavocytochrome c, which translates to MQEISRRNFIKIGAAGALALAASSASATQNAKDVKFDEEYDVVVIGSGFAGSMATLQALKRGKKVLMIEKMGRAGGNSVINAGNMAVPNNEFQKAAGITDSKEAFIADCLKDGLNLNHIDLLGVIYDRAGDAFEYLKSIGVEFSGKVISASGHSLKRAVQAKNASGSGYIQPMHKAIEENANAVIKKRTKFDDFVVDDSGRVVGVKCREEYKFDPQLASDDRENKSGEVKFFKAKDGVILAAGGYSSDKWFRAQQVPYLKDNIETVSQPGATAGTLIAAMKLGANPLQLSWIQLNPYTNPSEKGFGTSALFSNHCANDYGLTVDPKTGKRFMNEHAGRKIKTEAIFKCMAESENNDNYPVNICDQAAVDANNPVYTSKGVEAGSIKKFNTLEELAKFYKIPLEPFLKTIADFNGYVKAGSDPEFGKPLTKADVSGIDVSKAPFYACQTSPKILYCMGGVQINTKAQVIDAASGEPIAGLYAAGEITGGVHGASRLGTMSMADCMVFGMVAAENI; encoded by the coding sequence GGGAGCTCTGGCTTTGGCTGCAAGCAGCGCTAGTGCAACGCAAAACGCTAAGGACGTAAAATTTGACGAAGAATATGACGTTGTCGTTATCGGTAGCGGTTTTGCAGGCTCGATGGCGACACTTCAGGCTCTTAAGCGCGGCAAAAAGGTACTTATGATCGAAAAGATGGGTCGTGCGGGCGGAAATTCCGTCATTAACGCCGGCAATATGGCGGTGCCAAATAACGAATTCCAAAAAGCCGCGGGCATCACGGATAGCAAGGAGGCTTTCATCGCAGATTGCCTAAAAGACGGGCTAAATTTAAATCATATAGATTTGCTAGGCGTCATCTACGACCGTGCAGGCGACGCTTTTGAATACCTAAAAAGCATCGGAGTGGAGTTTTCGGGCAAGGTGATATCTGCTAGCGGACACTCGCTAAAGCGCGCCGTACAGGCCAAAAATGCTAGCGGCTCGGGCTACATCCAGCCGATGCATAAGGCGATCGAGGAAAATGCAAATGCTGTAATCAAGAAGCGTACTAAATTTGATGATTTTGTCGTGGATGACAGCGGTCGCGTCGTAGGCGTAAAGTGTCGCGAAGAATATAAGTTCGATCCGCAGCTTGCTAGCGATGATAGGGAAAACAAAAGTGGCGAAGTAAAATTTTTTAAAGCCAAAGATGGCGTCATTTTGGCTGCGGGCGGATACAGTTCGGATAAGTGGTTTCGCGCGCAGCAGGTGCCGTATCTAAAAGACAATATCGAAACCGTAAGCCAACCCGGTGCTACCGCAGGTACGCTTATCGCGGCGATGAAGCTAGGTGCGAATCCTTTGCAACTCAGCTGGATTCAACTAAATCCTTATACTAATCCTAGCGAGAAGGGATTTGGTACTTCTGCGCTATTTTCAAATCACTGCGCTAACGACTATGGTCTAACCGTCGATCCAAAGACGGGCAAACGCTTTATGAACGAGCACGCCGGGCGCAAGATCAAAACCGAAGCGATATTTAAATGCATGGCGGAGAGCGAAAATAACGACAACTACCCCGTAAATATCTGCGATCAAGCCGCAGTTGATGCAAATAATCCGGTCTATACGTCAAAAGGTGTAGAAGCAGGCTCAATTAAAAAATTTAATACCTTGGAAGAGCTTGCAAAATTTTATAAAATTCCGCTGGAGCCGTTTTTAAAAACCATCGCGGATTTTAACGGCTATGTCAAAGCAGGAAGTGACCCGGAGTTTGGCAAGCCTTTGACAAAAGCCGACGTAAGCGGTATCGACGTATCAAAAGCTCCATTTTATGCGTGCCAAACAAGCCCGAAAATTCTTTACTGCATGGGCGGCGTGCAGATCAATACCAAAGCCCAGGTTATCGACGCAGCTAGCGGCGAGCCGATCGCAGGGCTATACGCTGCGGGCGAAATCACCGGTGGCGTTCACGGCGCAAGTAGACTCGGTACTATGAGCATGGCTGATTGTATGGTTTTTGGCATGGTGGCGGCAGAAAATATCTGA